One segment of Thunnus thynnus chromosome 19, fThuThy2.1, whole genome shotgun sequence DNA contains the following:
- the LOC137171082 gene encoding sushi domain-containing protein 2-like — protein MMERFTAVIFVLLVSSICSTLGQTCEGNCGEKLDSCSCHSTCTSLKNCCVDYKDFCVEIFPYSGSIFGGADFVILDASFNKSSHIVCRFNNDTNTMGYVDENGRGHCISPLLYQTGWVPLHISSDNGTTFSRVGAWLSVHTGKFDAKFKAILDNSTKWQYYGTPGVGGTLGMTWNTSLVRGEKVNIELWGYRETGEPYSNSWQGEWKYLYSLAKDHPNNGSFSFLPKPAENGFSSWELGALRVSSSAYPDGIWNVQAAWTEDHALAWHLEQKFRDNSMVWALDKCLAWDQLENQLPNFLSEIIDCPCTLAQARADTGRFHTDYGCDIEKGSVCTYHPGSVHCVRAIQASPKYGAGQQCCYDSTGAQILTADSIGGSTPDRAHDWGSPPYRKPPRVPGESHWVYDVLSFYYCCLWSDNCHYYFKHRPSSDCRRYESPSSAVVFGDPHFITFDGVSYSFNGKGEYTLVRSAVKQLIIQGRTEPVNGTIKATKLSAVAMREVASDVVEVRLVNGHNGLEVLRNQKALSFTEQTWMDLDGVFVFSPTSTNVTVMFPSGAGVEVRLREGTMTTTVLLPEEFKGSTLGLLGKMNGDAKDDLVLSNGELVQNQSNPEELFNFGASWAVSNESALFTYDSEHLLDTYYYAHRHDYSFIPVFSVPESPEDPLENQASEICSGEGSQFCRYDILVGRSPRLGNATRVSYQSHISLVEDLKPVISCGWLAPPSNGKKEGTTYLLGATVRLSCDDGFTLEGSAERTCQENAQWSGEDTTCVASNNIAGIVAGSVIGAAALIVMITTITLHCRKQKRKAAQSEGC, from the exons ATGATGGAAAGATTCACAGCAGTAATATTTGTCCTGCTGGTTTCATCTATCTGCAGCACATTAG GACAGACATGTGAGGGAAACTGTGGGGAAAAATTAGATTCATGTTCGTGCCACTCAACATGCACATCTCTGAAGAACTGCTGTGTCGACTATAAAGACTTCTGTGTTGAAATCTTTCCATATTCTGGGTCCATTTTTGGTGGGGCAGATTTTGTTATCCTTGATGCGAGTTTCAATAAAAGCTCCCACATTGTATGCAG GTTCAACAATGATACCAATACTATGGGGTATGTGGATGAAAACGGTCGAGGTCACTGTATCTCCCCACTACTGTATCAAACTGGATGGGTTCCTCTGCACATCTCCTCAGATAATGGCACAACTTTCAGTAGAGTTGGAGCCTGGCTATCGG TACACACTGGCAAGTTCGATGCTAAGTTCAAGGCGATTCTGGACAACTCAACAAAATGGCAGTACTATGGTACACCGGGTGTTGGAGGCACTCTTGGGATGACTTGGAATACCTCTTTGGTCAGAGGGGAGAAGGTCAATATAGAGCTCTGGGGatacagagagacag GGGAGCCGTATTCAAACTCTTGGCAGGGCGAGTGGAAGTATCTGTACTCACTTGCAAAGGATCACCCAAACAACGGTTCCTTTAGCTTTTTACCCAAACCAGCAGAGAACGGCTTTTCAAGCTGGGAGCTTGGCGCCCTACGTGTCAGCTCCAGCGCCTACCCTGATGGCATATG GAATGTACAAGCTGCGTGGACAGAGGATCACGCTCTAGCCTGGCATCTGGAGCAGAAGTTCAGGGACAACTCAATGGTTTGGGCCCTGGACAAATGTTTAGCATGGGACCAGCTGGAAAATCAGCTGCCCAACTTCCTCAGTGAGATCATAGACTGCCCCTGCACTCTGGCTCAAGCGAGAGCAGATACAGGGAGGTTTCAT ActgactatggctgtgatataGAGAAAGGGAGTGTGTGCACCTACCATCCTGGCAGTGTTCACTGTGTGAGGGCTATACAAGCCAG TCCTAAGTATGGAGCAGGGCAGCAGTGTTGCTATGACAGCACCGGTGCTCAGATCTTGACAGCAGACTCAATCGGGGGGAGCACTCCAGACCGAGCACACGACTGGGGCTCACCTCCCTACAGGAAACCCCCTCGAGTTCCTGGAGAGTCCCACTGGGTGTATGACGTCCTCAGCTTCTACTACTGCTGCCTCTGGTCTGACAACTGCCACTACTACTTCAAACATCGGCCCTCCAGTGACTGCAGGCGTTACGAGTCACCCAGCTCAG CTGTGGTGTTTGGAGACCCACACTTCATAACATTTGATGGTGTCAGCTACTCCTTCAATGGCAAAGGGGAATACACTTTGGTACGGTCGGCAGTGAAACAGCTGATAATCCAAGGCAGAACAGAGCCTGTGAATG GAACGATAAAAGCAACAAAGTTGTCGGCTGTAGCCATGAGAGAGGTGGCCTCTGATGTTGTGGAGGTGCGGCTGGTCAACGGTCACAATGGCCTTGAAGTGCTGCGGAATCAAAAAGCTCTCTCTTTTACTGAGCAGACCTGGATGGACCTCGATG gtgtgtttgtgttttctccgACTTCTACAAATGTGACTGTGATGTTCCCCTCTGGTGCCGGGGTGGAAGTGAGACTGAGAGAGGGAACCATGACAACCACTGTGCTCCTGCCAGAGGAGTTCAAAGGCTCCACTCTGGGATTGTTGGGAAAGATGAACGGTGACGCCAAAGACGACCTTGTTCTTAGCAACGGAGAACTTGTGCAGAATCAGAGCAATCCAGAGGAGCTGTTCAACTTTGGGGCAAGCT GGGCTGTATCCAACGAATCTGCCTTATTCACGTATGATTCAGAACATCTTTTGGACACATATTACTATGCTCACAGGCATGACTATAGTTTTATTCCAGTGTTTTCTGTCCCCGAGAGCCCAGAAGATCCGCTTGAAAATCAGGCGTCTGAGATATGCTCTGGAGAGGGCTCTCAGTTCTGTAG GTATGATATCCTGGTAGGTCGTAGTCCAAGGCTGGGAAATGCTACCAGAGTGTCTTACCAGAGTCACATTTCTCTTGTGGAGGATCTGAAGCCAG TGATATCCTGTGGCTGGCTTGCACCACCAAGTAACGGAAAGAAGGAGGGAACCACATATTTACTAGGAGCTACGGTGCGGCTTTCCTGTGATGATGGCTTCACTCTCGAGGGATCAGCAGAGCGCACATGCCAGGAGAATGCCCAGTGGTCTGGAGAGGACACAACCTGCGTGGCTTCCa ATAATATCGCAGGAATTGTGGCCGGTTCAGTCATTGGAGCTGCAGCACTGATTGTAATGATAACAACAATCACACTCCActgcagaaaacagaaaag GAAAGCTGCGCAGTCAGAAGGATGCTAA